Genomic segment of Chroococcidiopsis sp. TS-821:
TAAATTGCTCCCATAACGCTGGTCTTTCGCGGGTAAAGACTGGTTTGAGAACAAACTGAAGTAACAGCGCGCCGAGGTAAGCGATCGCTAATGTATTTGCAGCCGATCGCCGCTGATGTCTGTACAACCACACTCCCAACACCAGACAGATAATAAACAGTATGGTTGGATCGCCCAAAAATGTTGTTCCCATCATTGCCTGGTCGAATAATGGGTTATGAATACCTCGCATTGCCAGCATAATTGCTGTATCAAAGGCATTCGTTTGTTGTTGTAAAACTCGTCGCGCTAGTCGCGCAAATATCCATAGCGATAATACTGAAACGAGTATCCCAATAACTCTAATGCGGAATACTCGTAAAGAAAGTTTTGCCAGCTTGGAACGCATTCATATCAACTTAGACAACTAATTCAAGTTTAAGGGAAACTTTCCCAAGCTTGGGCAACTACATCACTTAACCAGCGTCGTTGTTGGATATCGAGTAAACTATCGTCGGCTAACACTTGAGCCGTTAATTGTTCTAGGGATTGACCTTGAGCGCGGACAATTTTAATGACGCCAGCGATCGCCGCTGCGACTAATTCTTCGTCTACGGGTTTTTGGCGCAGTTCGGCAATTTCTTCAGGACTAGCAGGAATGGGATAATGCATAGCGGACTTTTACACAAATAGGGACTACTTTATTAAACTTAGTTAGATTGTAAACTTTCTTAAAAAAATTCTCAGTTAACTGTATGGGGAAGTTTAGCGCAAATTGTGATTTTGTCAACTCTATCTGCATAAATAATTAACTCGGAGTTAAGATCAGCAAAATGAGAGAACTTGTTTACATAGAAATTCCCACACCAGAGACAGCGGCTGTCCGTGGCTGGCTGCAAACGGCATGGGTACCGGAAAAAGGAGAAAAAATTCTCACTCCTGACGGGGTACGTCTAAGAATGCCTGAAACAGCATCTCCGGTAACGTCTATTTCAGATTCTTCAGAAGAGCAACTACCTTCTGAACTCTCTGCTTTTGTTTGGTCTGTGCAGCGAACAACGTATCTGAAAGTATTTCGCTGGGGCGATCGCGTCCCGAATGAAAAGCAAATTCTCCACAGCCTCATAGCTGAACTACGAGTTCAATTTCCGCACAATTACCCAGAACCCCCCGAAATTGGCGAGCAGTCAATTTTTGCTGCCCTAGCTCCTTATTATCCTCTAACTGTCAAGTTTTTTCAGAAATTTCCCCAAGGAGAGTATGACTTGACACGCGCTTATTGGTGGGAGAAACGATGGCGCGAAGGCGTGCGCAATCCCCAACAGCCACAGCAAGTTATCTTCCAGCAAGTTAGTACCAAGCAACAGCCCGCAACACCCACTTATGACTTAATTTATGTAGGTGGTGCATTAGGCGTCATTCATGCGGCTGTGATGGCGCGGTTAGGGTACAAAGTTTTGTTAATTGAGCGCCTACCCTTCGGGCGAATGAATCGCGAGTGGAACATTTCCCGCGCCGAACTCCAAAGCTTCATTAACTTGGGCTTGTTTACCGCAGTTGAATGTGAAAGTTTGATTGCGCGCGAGTATAAAGACGGATTCAATAAGTTTTTTGACGGTAATAACCCAGATCGTCTAAGAGCGCCTGTCTTACACACTCCTACAGTATTAAACGTGGCACTCGATGCGGAAAAGCTGCTGCGGATGTGTGGCGACAAGCTACAAGCGGCTGGGGGAGAAATTTGGGATGAAACAGAATTTCTCAACGCAGTGATAGCAGATACACATCTAACGGTAAAAGTCAAGCTATCTACACAACAAGAGCGCGAAGCAACAGGACGTTTACTTGTGGATGCCATGGGAACCGCATCCCCGATCGCGTGGCAGTTAAATGGCGGACGAGCGTTTGATAGCGTCTGTCCGACTGTCGGGGCGGTAATTTCTGGCGGTTTCGCCCCAGAGGTGTGGGATCCGCAGTACGGCGATGTTTTAAATAGTCACGGCGATATCTCGCGCGGACGACAGCTCATTTGGGAATTGTTTCCAGGTGCCGGCGACGACATTGCCATTTATCTATTTCATTACCATCAGGTCAATGCAACAAATCCTGGTTCGCTACTCGAAATGTATGAAGACTTTTTTACAATTCTGCCAGAGTACCGCCGCTGCGACATGGATCGGCTGGTATGGAAAAAAGCAACGTTTGGTTACATACCAGGACACTTTAGTACGAGTAGCCGCGATCGCACGGTTGCCTTTGACCGACTGATTGCGATCGGGGATGCCGCATCACTACAATCACCTTTAGTCTTTACTGGCTTCGGTTCTTTAGTCCGCAATCTAGAACGTTTGACAACGCTACTCGATACAGCACTCAAGCACGACTTACTTAAGTTTCACCACCTCAATCAAATTCGTGCTTATCAAAGCAATGTTGCTGTCACGTGGTTATTTTCCAAAGGCATGATGGTTCCCACAGGTAGATTTTTACCACCGCAGCGTATCAACTCAATGCTGAACACTTTCTTTGGCTTATTGACCGACGAACCGCAAGAAGTTGCTGACACTTTTATTAAAGACCGAGTGGACTGGCTAACTTTTAATCGTTTAGCGTTGAAAGCTGCCAGAAAAAATCCTTCTCAAG
This window contains:
- a CDS encoding phosphatase PAP2 family protein gives rise to the protein MRSKLAKLSLRVFRIRVIGILVSVLSLWIFARLARRVLQQQTNAFDTAIMLAMRGIHNPLFDQAMMGTTFLGDPTILFIICLVLGVWLYRHQRRSAANTLAIAYLGALLLQFVLKPVFTRERPALWEQFILLRDYSFPSGHALMSLVVYGLISYILTGYFPQRQKLITSITVLLVFAIGFSRIYLGVHWPTDVIGGYAAGAVWLVACILSLRVWQQRRHRHAQVERESVSSRR
- a CDS encoding NAD(P)/FAD-dependent oxidoreductase, producing the protein MRELVYIEIPTPETAAVRGWLQTAWVPEKGEKILTPDGVRLRMPETASPVTSISDSSEEQLPSELSAFVWSVQRTTYLKVFRWGDRVPNEKQILHSLIAELRVQFPHNYPEPPEIGEQSIFAALAPYYPLTVKFFQKFPQGEYDLTRAYWWEKRWREGVRNPQQPQQVIFQQVSTKQQPATPTYDLIYVGGALGVIHAAVMARLGYKVLLIERLPFGRMNREWNISRAELQSFINLGLFTAVECESLIAREYKDGFNKFFDGNNPDRLRAPVLHTPTVLNVALDAEKLLRMCGDKLQAAGGEIWDETEFLNAVIADTHLTVKVKLSTQQEREATGRLLVDAMGTASPIAWQLNGGRAFDSVCPTVGAVISGGFAPEVWDPQYGDVLNSHGDISRGRQLIWELFPGAGDDIAIYLFHYHQVNATNPGSLLEMYEDFFTILPEYRRCDMDRLVWKKATFGYIPGHFSTSSRDRTVAFDRLIAIGDAASLQSPLVFTGFGSLVRNLERLTTLLDTALKHDLLKFHHLNQIRAYQSNVAVTWLFSKGMMVPTGRFLPPQRINSMLNTFFGLLTDEPQEVADTFIKDRVDWLTFNRLALKAARKNPSQVLWIWDLAGAKDLWRWLGNYLNFGLVALISALLGSWFPRVLHQVQPWLESRYPALWLKLLAYNYELTAGLGRSYHATGRVKRENLQSSSQIEVRS